The nucleotide sequence GCGCGGATGGATGTGGGCTAGGACCACGTCCACGACGACGTGGCGCGTCTTGTCCAGCGGATCGGGCAACACGGTGCAGATGCGGGACTTGCAGGGGGTTGCCTTGTCCTTGCGTCTGTTGCACAGCCATCGGTAGGTGTTGTTGCGCCCGATGCGGTCGAAGTGGTACAGATAGTCGTCCACACAGAGCATATCCACGCCCTTGGCGGACCGCACCACGGACACCTTGGTCAGGTCCATGCCGTGCTCCTCGACAGGCGTCTCCATTTTTGAATTCCTGCGGTGTTTTGCCCGTGCCCGGAATTCAGCGTTTTTCGATTTTCACCCGAAAAGTGTTTTGTATCGTAAATTAGGCGATTTTTGTAGCTGCTGGCTGCCTGGGATTTGTTGGTTGGGATTTTTGGTGGTATTTCGTCAGCTCACTATTTGCGCGCGTTTTTGCAAATGCCGCACTATTACCGCATACGCACTAATTCCATGCAATTAGGTGcaccgaatatggtttattattaGTTTTCCCGACCGATTTTAATTGCACAAGCACATTTTTCTTTTGCGACGCGTCGAAAATTGCTTTTGTGTGAGATACGAGGGCTGCGAGCGAAGCGGTGGCGTTGCCACTTGTCGCACTCTTTTATTTTGTGttgtttgaaaataatataactTCTTTTATTATACTTTACAGTTTGGTGAGATTTTTCCCGTTGGATTCCCAGGACGAGGAGAGCGTGGGCGATCTTCTGCTGCAAATTGACAGTATTTTGCAGTATGGCGAGGATGCCGACGTGAACGTAAAGGACTTTGATGAGCCTGAGGAAGCGGATCCGGATATATAACTTTTCcattaaaattaaactttaaacttatactgtttataatgttgtatttgaaataaaaaattaattctaATTAAATTGTCCAATATTATGGTCAATAGTAGTCATCCCTGGTTGCAGAGCTGCCACTTTTGCAGTGTTGGACAGCGGCTGTCATAATTTTAAATTCCACTACGCGTACATCGTTCTTAACAATTAGCGCAAATCGATGTGAAATAGAAATGCAGGAGCCCGACGAAAGTCCCATTGGAATGGCCTTCAACCAGGAGGCCATCGCTCAGCGCCTGGCGGCGTTAACTCGCTGGCAGGACGAGCAGAAGAGACTGCTGCAGGAGCGTCAGACCAACCAGCGCGTTTTGCTCGGCTTAGAACAGCGCAATATGTACAAAATGCTGGGTTTGCTCCACCAGGAGGCGGAAAGCAAGGAGAACAGTGTGCTGGAGGAGTCGCAGTGGGACGATGATCACTCCATACAAATGCCGCGGCTCGCGGCTGATCAGGACGAACATGAGCTCGAGATTCCTTTGACCAGCCCGCAGCCAGCCAAGCCCAAGCGTCCTTTCCTGCGTCGCGGCGAAGGTCTAAAGCAGCGCTTTAAGATCAATCCCGACCAGCTGCGCTTGGAGAACCTGCCGCGATACAAGTACGCCAATGCCCACCCCCAGTTCCGCACGCCCCAGCTGAAGAAGGGCATCCTCAAGAAGCGCAAGTCACCGCCCGCTCAGGCTCCTGCTCCAGCAGCCGCCCCTGTTCCAGCAACCAAACTTCCAGCTCAACTCGATCTCAACGAGCAGCGTTTCCAGCAGATGCTAATCAACTCCAAGAACGTCTGCAACTCCACGCCAGATCTCAAGTCTTCCTACGCATCCTCCACCACTGCCTCCAGCATCTCGCCAAAAGTTCGATTCGTGGAGCAGAAGAGCAGAGCCGGGCAGACCACTCAAGCCGATGATGAAGCCTCCTCGGAGGCCAGTCCTATGACAGGAGTTTGCTGGGCCAAGGTGTTGGACACACAAAGCATAAAGCCAGCTCAAATCCAAAGACGGTCAGCTCAAATCCGAGTGGAAGATGACAGTAATGTGAGCATATTCGAGCTACTCGAACAGAAAGCCACTGAAGGGAACTTTGATATGAACTCCAGCTGCATTCGTACCTTTATGGCACGCAAGGATCAGCGACATGGCACAGCTGATGACTCCGATCATATTGTCGTCACACAGCAGGTGCGTCAGATGCGTTTGCAGCCACATGTAGACCAAGTGCGCATCCAAGAATTGGAGGAGGAAGAAGAGGAGGACGAACAGCAGTCCAGTGACCAGACCCTAACAGCGACACCCATTCAGGTGGGGAAAACCCAAGTGCGAGTGCGCTTCTCCGACTCCAATGACACGAACGAATACTCCGAGGCAACCAGCCTCAACGACGGCTCCAATATTCAGCTCTTCGAACAGTTCAAGTCCGCTCTCTTCCAGGCTTTGGAGCAGAAGAAGAAGTCAAGTCCCAGTCAGCACCCAGAGGAACCTCTCACCCAAGAGCTTCAGGAGAAGGCTAATTTAGTTAAAACTCGTCTCGAGGAACTTGAGGCCGAGATCGCACATTTCAAGGCGCAGAACGCCCAGCTCCTTCGCCTCAAGCAGCAACACGAGTTAGATCAGGCCAAGTGCACACAGGACCACATGGAAGCCATGGAACGCGTCC is from Drosophila suzukii chromosome 3, CBGP_Dsuzu_IsoJpt1.0, whole genome shotgun sequence and encodes:
- the Sas-4 gene encoding centromere protein J — translated: MQEPDESPIGMAFNQEAIAQRLAALTRWQDEQKRLLQERQTNQRVLLGLEQRNMYKMLGLLHQEAESKENSVLEESQWDDDHSIQMPRLAADQDEHELEIPLTSPQPAKPKRPFLRRGEGLKQRFKINPDQLRLENLPRYKYANAHPQFRTPQLKKGILKKRKSPPAQAPAPAAAPVPATKLPAQLDLNEQRFQQMLINSKNVCNSTPDLKSSYASSTTASSISPKVRFVEQKSRAGQTTQADDEASSEASPMTGVCWAKVLDTQSIKPAQIQRRSAQIRVEDDSNVSIFELLEQKATEGNFDMNSSCIRTFMARKDQRHGTADDSDHIVVTQQVRQMRLQPHVDQVRIQELEEEEEEDEQQSSDQTLTATPIQVGKTQVRVRFSDSNDTNEYSEATSLNDGSNIQLFEQFKSALFQALEQKKKSSPSQHPEEPLTQELQEKANLVKTRLEELEAEIAHFKAQNAQLLRLKQQHELDQAKCTQDHMEAMERVHDEKIQAEIYLHDERMKIEEERRKFEQQMRLQKSNANTKEKKEIAALKQELEGLQLQLKQKEQTHVSAQARLRAQLRASEKEQRNYRDEIELLSRENKRLEQELVKISRESNSKMLQEINRNIARLAPKVLPSASTSQILDENGRRAQSLDGTAGKPAKQREPPNRRQSSGSAQVRSRSRSLGRNKKKPEALDESYASSSSADEEEVVAPVTAAKVDTPPAANSSSDFKREIMNADGSKDIWYPNGNLKKISADGMTIRMLYFNKDIKETDIREGTVKYYYAETNTWHTSYLDGLEILEFPNGQTEHRRKDGTIEIHFPNNSIKVVDPSDAEKLEEWRYADGTHLVQLRNGDKILNLPNGQKEIHTKLNKRREYPDGTVKLVYPDGSQETRYSNGRVRLKDKDGKLIMDTDYAKY